Proteins encoded in a region of the Oscarella lobularis chromosome 5, ooOscLobu1.1, whole genome shotgun sequence genome:
- the LOC136187609 gene encoding tRNA-splicing endonuclease subunit Sen2-like: MARDEARGTMEEQALHKPHRKRTSAPLAAPFPIPIQSLDEDGVALGPFEGQLVENAVWITEKRDMDSLYRRGFFGKGMLSRSGPGRDDQLRLPKRRTSRRPENEAKELEEDVTTRNRVRRKRRREWFAEAGLETTAQNETEITADTLPTDAVESDDSPLYPVKEYLQLSLCEAVFLSYGLGCLIVRDSEGRVLSSARLWTSCRANQTDFIASYVAYHYLRSKGWVVRSGEKYGVEYLIYKHGPPYYHSNAAILVRMTDAATEEAIDSTSAFTWQYLAGVHRINAAVSKDLILLHVLKPADVNEEAMSRPDCLHRFGVQEIALRRWIPDRVREFKEDEEE, from the coding sequence ATGGCACGTGATGAGGCACGTGGGACAATGGAAGAACAGGCACTGCACAAGCCTCATCGAAAAAGGACCTCCGCCCCGCTAGCGGCTCCCTTTCCCATTCCTATACAGTCGTTGGACGAAGATGGCGTTGCTTTGGGTCCGTTTGAAGGCCAATTGGTCGAAAACGCCGTGTGGATAACCGAAAAGCGCGACATGGACTCGCTCTATCGGCGCGGTTTCTTCGGCAAAGGAATGCTATCGAGGAGCGGTCCAGGCCGAGACGATCAGCTGCGCTtaccgaaacgacgaacgtcgcgtcgcccagaaaacgaagcgaaggaaCTGGAGGAAGACGTGACGACGCGCAATCGcgtgcgacgaaagcgacgacgcgagtGGTTCGCGGAGGCGGGCCTAGAAACGACAGCACAAAACGAGACCGAAATAACAGCCGACACCCTACCGACCGACGCAGTCGAATCGGACGACTCTCCTCTCTATCCAGTGAAGGAATATCTTCAATTGAGCCTATGCGaagccgtttttctctcctacGGTCTCGGCTGCTTGATCGTGAGAGATTCCGAGGGACGAGTGTTGAGTTCGGCTCGCCTCTGGACCTCATGTCGAGCCAATCAGACCGACTTCATCGCCTCGTACGTCGCCTATCATTATCTTCGAAGCAAGGGTTGGGTCGTTCGATCCGGCGAGAAATACGGCGTCGAGTATCTCATCTATAAGCACGGACCACCGTACTATCACTCCAACGCTGCCATACTCGTTCGAATGACGGATGCGGCGACCGAAGAGGccatcgattcgacgtcggcgttcaCGTGGCAATATCTCGCTGGTGTGCATCGAATCAATGCGGCCGTCTCGAAGGACTTGATTTTGCTTCACGTTCTGAAGCCGGCTGATGTGAATGAGGAGGCGATGAGTCGACCGGATTGCTTGCATCGATTTGGCGTGCAGGAGATTGCTCTTCGACGTTGGATACCTGATCGAGTGAGGGAATTCaaggaggacgaagaagaatga